A genomic region of Natronoarchaeum mannanilyticum contains the following coding sequences:
- a CDS encoding Zn-ribbon domain-containing OB-fold protein: MTESEDVRNEGFDDALDAVAEGEGYYLECSNGHGSLPPRRVCPDCGDTELTEQRLPASGEIDTYTVTHVATPNFADDAPYVVAIADFGPVRLTGQLRGVDPDAVETGQVVGVDVATTETTGERLLVFERR, translated from the coding sequence ATGACTGAAAGCGAGGATGTTCGGAACGAGGGGTTCGACGATGCGCTCGACGCCGTCGCCGAGGGCGAGGGGTACTACCTCGAGTGTTCGAACGGTCACGGCTCGCTGCCGCCGCGGCGGGTCTGTCCGGACTGCGGCGACACCGAACTGACCGAACAGCGGCTTCCCGCGTCGGGCGAGATCGACACGTACACCGTCACGCACGTCGCGACGCCGAACTTCGCCGACGACGCGCCGTACGTCGTCGCGATCGCCGACTTCGGCCCCGTGCGGCTCACGGGGCAGTTGCGGGGCGTCGACCCCGACGCCGTCGAAACCGGGCAGGTCGTCGGCGTCGACGTCGCCACGACCGAGACGACGGGCGAGCGGCTGCTGGTGTTCGAGCGGCGATAG
- a CDS encoding thiolase domain-containing protein, whose product MPGVRVAGVGVTSFGNAPERTGRDLFGEASAEAFSDAGVDRADVESLYYGNFMGELAEHQGHQGPLMAEAAGIRAPATRYETACASSSAGVRQAVKDIRNGEADVLLVGGAERMTNLGTAGATEALAIAADDLWEVRQGMTFPGAYALMARAYFEQFGGTREDLAEIAVKNHEHALDNEQAQYNSEISVEQVLDAPMVSEPLGLYDSCPISDGAAAAVLVSDEYATDHDVDAPVAITGTGQGGDQLALHDREHLATSPAADEAAAEAYDEAGISAADVDLAEVHDCFTIAEVLAIESLGLYETGEGVDAATRGETAAGGENPVNLSGGLKAKGHPVGATGVGQIADVVKLLRGDHVNSDAVPDADVGVAHNAGGTVASAVVHVMEVRE is encoded by the coding sequence ATGCCAGGCGTACGAGTGGCCGGAGTCGGTGTGACGTCGTTCGGGAACGCGCCCGAACGGACCGGTCGGGACCTGTTCGGGGAGGCGAGCGCCGAGGCCTTTTCGGACGCCGGGGTCGACCGAGCCGACGTCGAGTCGCTCTACTACGGGAACTTCATGGGGGAACTCGCGGAGCACCAGGGCCATCAGGGCCCGCTGATGGCCGAGGCCGCGGGGATCCGCGCGCCGGCCACGCGCTACGAGACAGCCTGCGCCTCCAGCAGCGCCGGCGTCCGACAGGCCGTCAAGGACATCCGGAACGGCGAGGCCGACGTGTTGCTCGTCGGCGGCGCCGAGCGCATGACCAACCTCGGCACCGCGGGCGCCACGGAGGCGCTGGCGATCGCGGCCGACGATCTCTGGGAGGTCCGCCAGGGGATGACGTTCCCCGGCGCGTACGCGCTGATGGCGCGGGCGTACTTCGAGCAGTTCGGCGGCACCCGCGAGGATCTCGCGGAGATCGCCGTGAAGAACCACGAGCACGCCCTCGACAACGAGCAGGCCCAGTACAACAGCGAGATCAGCGTCGAGCAGGTGCTCGACGCGCCGATGGTCTCCGAACCGCTCGGGCTGTACGACTCCTGTCCGATCAGCGACGGCGCCGCGGCGGCGGTCCTCGTCAGCGACGAGTACGCCACAGACCACGACGTCGATGCGCCGGTCGCGATCACCGGGACGGGACAGGGTGGGGATCAGCTCGCGCTCCACGACCGCGAGCACCTCGCGACCTCGCCGGCCGCCGACGAGGCTGCCGCGGAGGCCTACGACGAGGCGGGAATCTCCGCCGCCGACGTCGACCTCGCGGAGGTCCACGACTGCTTCACGATCGCGGAAGTGCTGGCGATCGAGTCGCTCGGGCTGTACGAGACGGGCGAGGGCGTCGACGCCGCGACGCGGGGCGAGACGGCGGCGGGCGGCGAGAATCCGGTCAACCTCTCGGGCGGCCTCAAGGCGAAGGGCCACCCCGTCGGCGCGACCGGCGTCGGCCAGATCGCCGACGTAGTGAAGCTGCTGCGCGGCGACCACGTCAACAGCGACGCGGTGCCCGACGCCGACGTCGGGGTCGCCCACAACGCCGGCGGGACGGTCGCTAGCGCCGTCGTCCACGTCATGGAGGTGCGAGAATGA
- a CDS encoding DUF7541 family protein, with translation MTEEPGLSDQYRKSSPWPLLIALGLPLSEIGIFLGLYPVAVGGLLLLLGSIAGILRETEYVSSPWPVFAGMSAVLIAAGIGVFFYVGGSVDGGAVTADGLALRGLSIATAGVIGVVGAVVGRSRTRAQPGV, from the coding sequence ATGACGGAGGAGCCCGGACTGAGCGATCAGTACCGGAAGTCGAGTCCGTGGCCGCTGTTGATCGCGCTCGGTCTCCCGCTCTCGGAGATCGGCATCTTCCTGGGGCTATACCCCGTGGCCGTCGGGGGCCTGCTGCTCCTGCTGGGGAGCATCGCCGGCATCCTCAGGGAGACCGAGTACGTTTCGAGCCCCTGGCCCGTGTTCGCCGGGATGTCCGCGGTCCTGATCGCGGCCGGGATCGGCGTGTTCTTCTACGTCGGCGGCTCGGTCGATGGCGGCGCCGTGACGGCCGACGGGCTCGCGCTGCGCGGGCTCTCGATCGCGACGGCCGGCGTCATCGGGGTCGTCGGCGCCGTGGTCGGCCGCTCGCGGACGCGAGCGCAGCCCGGCGTGTAG
- a CDS encoding HAD family hydrolase → MSVERAIVFDLDGTLLHFTRDYGGVLRDAVTDVVGEVPEGALEAYDREFYDRFERCEPDPIYEAFAELDLDAAPGELRAALREREVEMCQPHDEAAADLERLGREFRIGVLTNGVTEWQRHKLEAYGLDEHVDAFVASYEVGAHKPDAAPFRYAEERLPADEYAMVGDDDADVDGALAAGWAAHRYDGDGFGDLPDAIEW, encoded by the coding sequence ATGAGTGTCGAGCGAGCGATCGTCTTCGACCTCGACGGGACGCTGCTGCATTTCACTCGCGACTACGGCGGCGTACTCCGAGACGCCGTCACCGACGTCGTCGGCGAGGTTCCCGAAGGTGCTCTGGAAGCATACGACCGCGAGTTTTACGACCGGTTCGAGCGTTGCGAGCCCGACCCGATCTACGAAGCGTTCGCCGAGTTGGATCTCGACGCCGCGCCGGGCGAGCTTCGAGCGGCGCTGCGCGAACGCGAAGTCGAGATGTGCCAACCCCACGACGAAGCCGCAGCGGACCTCGAACGGCTCGGACGCGAGTTCCGCATCGGCGTCCTGACCAACGGCGTCACCGAGTGGCAGCGCCACAAGCTGGAAGCCTACGGGCTGGACGAGCACGTCGACGCCTTCGTCGCTTCTTACGAAGTGGGCGCCCACAAGCCCGACGCGGCGCCGTTCCGCTACGCCGAAGAGCGGCTTCCGGCCGACGAGTACGCGATGGTCGGCGACGACGACGCCGACGTCGACGGCGCGCTCGCCGCGGGCTGGGCCGCCCACCGCTACGACGGCGACGGGTTCGGCGATCTGCCGGACGCGATCGAATGGTGA
- a CDS encoding DUF6684 family protein, with the protein MSRELFDRETMLDLSVNIIPLGILVFFFGLYIFANPWGFDAVFSTLQFSIMGLILIALLVVTYLSGKAVERDERRYGEEEH; encoded by the coding sequence ATGTCACGCGAACTGTTCGACCGGGAGACGATGTTGGACCTGTCGGTCAACATCATCCCGCTGGGCATCCTGGTGTTTTTCTTCGGGCTGTACATCTTCGCGAACCCCTGGGGGTTCGACGCGGTGTTTAGCACCCTCCAGTTCTCGATCATGGGCCTGATCCTGATCGCGCTGCTGGTGGTGACCTACCTCTCCGGGAAGGCCGTCGAGCGCGACGAGCGGCGCTACGGCGAAGAAGAGCACTGA
- a CDS encoding cbb3-type cytochrome c oxidase subunit I produces the protein MGAFLVAVAGALTRLDQWDPSPTTGGAGVGDEASHGHREKPSGILRWLTTVDHKDIGMLYGTYAVVAFAWGGIAVMLMRLELSFPGETIIGASTYNALLTSHGITMLFLFGTPVISAFANYFIPLLIDADDMAFPRINAIAFWLLPPAALLVWGGFFLAPFMDTVAGAQTSWTMYPPLSASSTAMGTPAGPNGVINAGADLMMLGLHLSGISATMGAINFIATIFTERGEDVGWHNLDILSWTILTQSALILFAFPLLGSALLMLLADRNFGTMFFEVGGGGPILWQHLFWFFGHPEVYILVLPPMGIISYVLPRFAGRKLFGFKFVVYSTLAIGVLSFGVWAHHMFASGMDPRLEAAFMAVTLSIAIPSAVKTFNWITTLWQGSIKLTAPMLFCIGFISNFIIGGVTGVFLAAIPVNQTLHETYYVVGHFHYIVMGAIGFSVFVGLYYWFPLYTGRMYQQALAKWHFWLSMVGTNVVFFAMILLGYGGMPRKYANYEFPIGPTNLFTDLHQIATFGAIILFVGQLIFLWNFVVSWLEGPRVTDDDPWDLAEHGMKGREWDWFGENKLLPMTDGGEDDDADVATDGGQPVNAADDADE, from the coding sequence ATGGGGGCCTTTCTCGTGGCCGTCGCGGGCGCACTGACGCGCCTGGATCAGTGGGATCCGTCGCCGACGACGGGCGGTGCGGGTGTCGGCGACGAGGCGTCCCACGGGCATCGGGAGAAACCGAGCGGGATTCTGCGCTGGTTGACGACGGTCGACCACAAGGACATCGGCATGCTCTACGGAACGTACGCCGTCGTCGCGTTCGCGTGGGGCGGCATCGCCGTGATGCTGATGCGCCTGGAACTCAGCTTCCCGGGCGAGACGATCATCGGCGCCTCGACGTACAACGCCCTGCTGACGAGCCACGGCATCACGATGCTGTTCCTGTTCGGAACGCCCGTGATCTCGGCGTTCGCGAACTACTTCATCCCGCTGCTGATCGACGCCGACGACATGGCGTTCCCGCGGATCAACGCCATCGCGTTCTGGCTGCTCCCGCCGGCGGCGCTGCTGGTGTGGGGCGGGTTCTTCCTCGCGCCGTTCATGGACACGGTCGCGGGCGCCCAGACGTCCTGGACGATGTACCCGCCGCTGTCAGCCTCGAGCACGGCGATGGGGACGCCCGCGGGACCGAACGGCGTGATCAACGCCGGCGCGGACCTGATGATGCTGGGGCTGCACCTCTCGGGGATCTCGGCGACGATGGGGGCGATCAACTTCATCGCGACCATCTTCACCGAGCGCGGCGAGGACGTCGGCTGGCACAACCTCGACATCCTCTCGTGGACGATCCTCACCCAGTCCGCCCTGATCCTGTTCGCGTTCCCGCTGCTGGGCAGCGCGCTGCTGATGCTGCTGGCCGATCGTAACTTCGGGACGATGTTCTTCGAGGTCGGGGGCGGGGGACCGATCCTGTGGCAGCACCTGTTCTGGTTCTTCGGCCACCCCGAAGTGTACATCCTGGTGTTGCCGCCGATGGGGATCATCAGCTACGTCCTACCGAGATTCGCGGGGCGCAAGCTGTTCGGGTTCAAGTTCGTCGTCTACTCGACGCTGGCGATCGGCGTCCTTTCGTTCGGCGTCTGGGCCCACCACATGTTCGCCTCCGGCATGGACCCGCGACTCGAAGCGGCGTTCATGGCGGTGACGCTCTCGATCGCGATACCGAGCGCGGTCAAGACGTTCAACTGGATCACGACGCTGTGGCAGGGATCGATCAAGCTGACGGCACCGATGCTGTTCTGCATCGGCTTCATCTCGAACTTCATCATCGGCGGCGTCACCGGCGTGTTCCTCGCCGCGATCCCCGTCAACCAGACGCTCCACGAGACCTACTACGTGGTCGGCCACTTCCACTACATCGTGATGGGCGCCATCGGCTTCTCGGTGTTCGTGGGCCTGTACTACTGGTTCCCGCTGTACACCGGCCGGATGTACCAGCAGGCCCTCGCGAAGTGGCACTTCTGGCTCTCGATGGTCGGCACCAACGTCGTGTTCTTCGCGATGATCCTGCTGGGCTACGGCGGCATGCCCCGCAAGTACGCCAACTACGAGTTCCCGATCGGGCCGACGAACCTGTTCACGGACCTCCACCAGATCGCCACGTTCGGCGCCATCATCCTGTTCGTCGGACAGCTGATCTTCCTGTGGAACTTCGTGGTCTCCTGGCTCGAAGGACCCCGCGTCACCGACGACGACCCGTGGGATCTGGCCGAGCACGGAATGAAGGGCCGCGAGTGGGACTGGTTCGGCGAGAACAAGCTCCTCCCGATGACCGACGGCGGCGAGGACGACGACGCAGACGTCGCAACTGACGGCGGCCAGCCGGTCAACGCTGCCGACGACGCCGACGAGTAG
- a CDS encoding DUF7520 family protein, producing the protein MTDAESTFEGIDAGEGLDGRRFVIGLYLALVGVTATMGAILSVVLTGVEESLTLFGIIALPPTAAGFALYGGLTVAVILGVPLLAMIYISEKR; encoded by the coding sequence GTGACAGACGCCGAATCGACGTTCGAGGGGATCGATGCCGGCGAGGGGCTCGACGGCCGGCGGTTCGTGATCGGGCTCTACCTGGCGCTGGTCGGCGTCACCGCGACTATGGGAGCGATCCTCTCGGTAGTGCTCACCGGGGTCGAGGAGTCGCTGACGCTGTTCGGGATCATCGCTCTCCCGCCGACGGCAGCCGGATTCGCACTCTACGGCGGCCTCACGGTCGCGGTGATCCTCGGCGTCCCGCTGCTCGCGATGATCTACATCTCCGAAAAACGGTAG
- the acs gene encoding acetate--CoA ligase, with amino-acid sequence MTDDPDVELEARLAEQDSFEPPEEFVEQANVSDEAIYEEFEENWPQSWERAAELLDWESEWDEVLDEEDAPFYEWFVNGELNAAYNCVDRHVENGRKNQAAIKWEGELGETRTYTYQDLYREVNEFAAALRDLGVEEDDVVTLYMPMIPELPIAMLACARIGAPHSVVFAGFSADALATRMNSADSEYLVTCDGYYRRGDALNHKEKADKGLRGVDHEVENVVVVDRLGDELTHFLGEKYRDYDDLVDAHDGDRVEPVTRDAEDMLFLMYTSGTTGEPKGVKHTTGGYLSYCAWTSRAVLDIEPEDTYWCSADIGWITGHSYIVYGPLALGTTTMMYEGTPDYPEKDRLWEIVEKNAVDIFYTAPTAIRAFMKWGEDWPASRDLSSLRLLGTVGEPINPRAWKWYYKHIGDESCPVVDTWWQTETGGMMVTTLPGVNEMKPGSAGPALPGIDAKVIHPDKEEVEPGQAGHLTIQKPWPGMLRTLYDNDERFVSEYWEEYSEPDEDEWIYFPEDGAKVDEDDYITVLGRVDDVLNVSGHRLGTMEIESAAVGVPGVAEAAVVGGDHEVKGEAVYVYAITEEGTEGDERLRERVVESIEDAIGPIARPEEVIFTPELPKTRSGKIMRRLLEEIANGEELGDTSTLRNPEIVDEIQKQVGGD; translated from the coding sequence ATGACTGACGATCCCGACGTCGAGCTGGAGGCTCGCCTGGCCGAACAGGATTCCTTCGAGCCGCCCGAAGAGTTCGTCGAGCAGGCCAACGTCTCCGACGAGGCGATCTACGAGGAGTTCGAGGAGAACTGGCCCCAATCGTGGGAACGGGCGGCCGAGCTCCTCGACTGGGAGAGCGAGTGGGACGAGGTGCTCGACGAGGAAGACGCCCCGTTCTACGAGTGGTTCGTGAACGGTGAGCTGAACGCGGCGTACAACTGCGTCGACCGGCACGTCGAGAACGGTCGGAAGAACCAGGCCGCGATCAAGTGGGAAGGGGAACTCGGCGAGACGCGGACGTACACGTATCAGGACCTGTATCGCGAGGTCAACGAGTTCGCCGCCGCGCTGCGCGATCTTGGGGTCGAGGAAGACGACGTGGTCACGCTGTACATGCCGATGATCCCGGAGCTGCCGATCGCGATGCTGGCCTGTGCTCGGATCGGCGCGCCCCACTCGGTCGTGTTCGCGGGCTTCTCGGCTGACGCGCTGGCGACGCGCATGAACTCCGCCGACTCGGAGTATCTCGTCACCTGCGACGGCTACTACCGCCGCGGCGACGCCCTGAATCACAAGGAGAAAGCCGACAAGGGTCTGCGCGGCGTCGACCACGAGGTCGAAAACGTCGTCGTAGTCGATCGGCTTGGCGACGAACTGACGCACTTCCTCGGCGAGAAGTACCGCGACTACGACGATCTGGTCGACGCCCACGACGGCGATCGGGTCGAGCCGGTGACCCGCGACGCCGAGGACATGCTGTTCTTGATGTACACCTCGGGGACGACGGGCGAACCGAAAGGCGTCAAACACACCACCGGCGGCTACCTCTCGTACTGCGCCTGGACCAGCCGGGCCGTCCTCGACATCGAACCCGAGGACACCTACTGGTGCTCGGCGGACATCGGCTGGATCACGGGCCACTCCTACATCGTGTACGGGCCGCTGGCGCTGGGCACGACGACGATGATGTACGAGGGGACGCCGGATTACCCCGAGAAGGATCGCCTGTGGGAGATCGTCGAGAAGAACGCGGTCGACATCTTCTACACCGCCCCAACCGCCATTCGTGCGTTCATGAAGTGGGGCGAGGACTGGCCGGCCAGCCGCGACCTGTCGAGCCTGCGCCTGCTCGGCACCGTGGGCGAGCCGATCAACCCCCGCGCCTGGAAGTGGTACTACAAACATATCGGCGACGAGTCGTGCCCGGTCGTCGACACCTGGTGGCAGACAGAGACTGGCGGCATGATGGTCACCACCCTCCCCGGCGTCAACGAGATGAAACCCGGCTCGGCCGGCCCTGCGCTGCCCGGCATCGACGCCAAGGTGATCCATCCCGACAAGGAGGAAGTCGAGCCCGGTCAGGCCGGCCACCTCACGATCCAGAAGCCCTGGCCCGGCATGCTGCGCACCCTCTACGACAACGACGAGCGGTTCGTCTCCGAGTACTGGGAGGAGTACTCCGAGCCCGACGAGGACGAGTGGATCTACTTCCCCGAGGACGGCGCCAAGGTCGACGAGGACGACTACATCACCGTCCTCGGTCGCGTCGACGACGTGCTGAACGTCTCGGGTCATCGCCTCGGGACGATGGAGATCGAGTCGGCGGCGGTCGGCGTTCCCGGCGTCGCGGAGGCGGCGGTCGTCGGGGGCGACCACGAGGTGAAAGGCGAGGCGGTGTACGTCTACGCCATCACCGAGGAAGGCACCGAGGGCGACGAACGGCTTCGCGAACGGGTCGTCGAGAGCATCGAGGACGCCATCGGCCCGATCGCGCGTCCGGAGGAGGTCATCTTCACGCCGGAACTCCCCAAGACGCGCTCGGGCAAGATCATGCGACGACTGCTCGAGGAGATCGCTAACGGCGAGGAGCTGGGCGATACGTCGACGCTGCGCAACCCCGAGATCGTCGACGAGATCCAGAAGCAAGTCGGCGGCGACTGA
- a CDS encoding methylmalonyl-CoA mutase family protein, with protein sequence MYDEDDLASIRDAREEWEAETLDPALDRHGERKERFATVSNLDVDRLYTPADVADLDYLDDLGFPGEEPFTRGVYPTMYRGRTWTMRQFAGFGTATETNERFHYLIDEGQTGLSTAFDMPTLMGKDSDDPLTDGEVGKEGVAVDTLRDMEILFEGIDVGEVSTSFTINPSAPVIYAMYVAIADQQGVPREELRGTLQNDMLKEFIAQKEWVIPPEPSLDLVTDVIEFAAAETPKFNPVSVSGYHIREAGSTAIQELAFTLADGFAYVEDALDRGMAVDEFAPQLSFFFNCHNSFFEEIAKFRAARRIYARLMDEWYDADAAASKQLKFHTQTAGQSLTAQQPLNNVARVTIQALAGVLGGTQSLHTNSFDEALALPGEKAVRVALRTQQIIAEESGAADIVDPMGGSFAVEALTDETERKTLEYLAEIREMGDGSMREGVLTALERGYFHREIQEASYEYQERVESGEEVVVGVNRFTIEEDTRPDILKVDETVEERQRDRLADVKNERDDEAVADALARIEDAVDAGENTMPAMIEAVKAYATMGEIMRVFEEAHGSYEEEIGMA encoded by the coding sequence ATGTACGACGAGGACGACCTCGCGTCGATCAGGGACGCCCGCGAGGAGTGGGAGGCGGAGACGCTCGACCCGGCGCTCGACCGCCACGGCGAGCGCAAGGAGCGGTTCGCGACGGTCTCGAATCTCGACGTCGATCGGCTGTACACGCCCGCGGACGTCGCCGACCTCGACTACCTGGACGATCTGGGTTTCCCCGGCGAGGAACCGTTCACGCGCGGCGTCTACCCGACGATGTACCGCGGCCGGACGTGGACGATGCGCCAGTTCGCCGGCTTCGGTACGGCGACCGAGACGAACGAGCGCTTTCACTACCTGATCGACGAAGGTCAGACCGGGCTCTCGACCGCGTTCGACATGCCGACGCTGATGGGGAAGGACTCGGACGACCCGCTGACCGACGGCGAGGTCGGCAAGGAGGGCGTCGCGGTCGACACGCTGCGGGACATGGAGATCCTCTTCGAGGGGATCGACGTCGGCGAGGTGTCGACGAGCTTCACGATCAATCCCTCGGCGCCGGTGATCTACGCGATGTACGTCGCGATCGCCGACCAGCAGGGCGTCCCGCGCGAGGAACTCCGAGGCACCCTCCAGAACGACATGCTCAAGGAGTTCATCGCCCAGAAGGAGTGGGTGATTCCCCCGGAGCCGTCGCTGGATCTGGTGACGGACGTTATCGAGTTCGCCGCCGCGGAGACGCCGAAGTTCAACCCCGTCTCCGTGTCGGGCTATCACATCCGCGAGGCCGGGTCGACCGCGATCCAGGAACTCGCGTTCACGCTCGCCGACGGGTTCGCGTACGTCGAGGACGCCCTCGATCGCGGGATGGCCGTCGACGAGTTCGCGCCCCAGCTCTCCTTCTTTTTTAACTGCCACAACTCCTTCTTCGAGGAGATCGCGAAGTTCCGGGCCGCGCGGCGGATCTACGCGCGCCTGATGGACGAGTGGTACGACGCCGACGCGGCGGCGTCGAAACAACTGAAGTTCCACACCCAGACCGCGGGCCAGAGCCTGACCGCCCAGCAGCCGCTGAACAACGTCGCCCGCGTGACGATCCAGGCGCTGGCGGGCGTGCTCGGCGGGACCCAGAGCCTGCACACCAACAGCTTCGACGAGGCACTCGCGCTGCCCGGCGAGAAAGCCGTCAGGGTGGCGCTGCGCACCCAGCAGATCATCGCCGAGGAGTCCGGCGCCGCCGACATCGTCGACCCGATGGGCGGGAGCTTCGCCGTCGAGGCGCTGACCGACGAGACCGAGCGGAAGACGTTGGAGTACCTCGCGGAGATCCGCGAGATGGGCGACGGCTCGATGCGCGAGGGCGTCCTGACGGCGCTCGAACGCGGCTATTTCCACCGCGAGATCCAGGAGGCGTCCTACGAGTATCAGGAGCGCGTCGAGAGCGGCGAGGAGGTCGTCGTCGGCGTCAACCGGTTCACCATCGAGGAGGACACCCGCCCGGACATCCTCAAGGTCGACGAGACCGTCGAGGAGCGCCAGCGCGACCGCCTCGCGGACGTCAAGAACGAACGCGACGACGAGGCCGTCGCGGACGCCCTGGCACGGATCGAGGACGCCGTCGACGCCGGCGAGAACACGATGCCCGCGATGATCGAGGCGGTGAAAGCGTACGCCACGATGGGTGAAATCATGCGCGTGTTCGAGGAGGCCCACGGCTCCTACGAGGAGGAGATCGGGATGGCGTGA
- a CDS encoding tRNA (cytidine(56)-2'-O)-methyltransferase gives MHGEPAVAVLRLGHRPGRDDRMTTHVGLTARALGADRAIFAGGSQAAETVRDITDRFGGPFEAEVTDSPKAVLRNWDGRIAHLTMYGERVQDVEDEIRATRDDDGESLLIVVGAEKVSFDVYEAADWNVGVTNQPHSEVAGLAVFLDRLFEGRELDREWEDADQEVVPMETGKKVVDPDGEEQ, from the coding sequence ATGCACGGGGAGCCAGCGGTCGCCGTCCTGCGGCTGGGCCACCGGCCGGGACGGGACGACCGCATGACGACGCACGTCGGACTGACGGCGCGGGCGCTCGGCGCCGATCGGGCGATCTTCGCCGGCGGGAGCCAGGCCGCCGAGACGGTGCGGGACATCACCGATCGGTTCGGCGGGCCGTTCGAGGCAGAGGTGACCGATTCGCCGAAGGCGGTCCTCCGGAACTGGGACGGCCGGATCGCCCACCTCACGATGTACGGCGAGCGCGTCCAGGACGTCGAGGACGAGATTCGGGCCACTCGCGACGACGACGGCGAGTCGCTCCTGATCGTCGTCGGCGCCGAGAAGGTGTCGTTCGACGTGTACGAGGCCGCCGACTGGAACGTCGGCGTCACGAACCAGCCCCACTCCGAGGTCGCCGGACTGGCCGTCTTCCTCGATCGGCTGTTCGAGGGCAGGGAACTCGACCGCGAGTGGGAGGACGCCGACCAGGAGGTCGTCCCGATGGAGACGGGCAAGAAGGTCGTCGACCCGGACGGCGAGGAGCAATAG
- a CDS encoding DUF7344 domain-containing protein gives MSLHDRTRDRSVPSLGEWAATGIGFVAALVGVMYVVAVPEPFEQWWIELAAAAAMPAVLMYGGYWLATNDFEPGEVYTVAQGWFVGVVALSVVAGWAVMSAGTSEPVVVESLFRLVSVASAGAVLGLAFGLHTTRLTEQIGGATSASDVEESGEETAAPMQDADTGMRDADAAVRNADAREAFEDADATPSVADPIDAADPTDAADPTPIESLFDDRSITDERRRGVVRSIAERDDAAVSPTEIAADLESEWNARNREAIAAELHHVHLPKLDEAGVVEYDIEATTARLRDEASAALAR, from the coding sequence ATGTCCCTGCACGACCGCACCCGGGATCGCTCCGTGCCCTCTCTGGGGGAGTGGGCGGCGACCGGAATCGGCTTCGTCGCGGCGCTGGTCGGCGTGATGTACGTCGTCGCCGTGCCGGAGCCGTTCGAGCAGTGGTGGATCGAACTCGCGGCCGCGGCGGCGATGCCGGCCGTGCTGATGTACGGCGGCTACTGGCTCGCGACGAACGACTTCGAGCCGGGCGAGGTGTACACGGTCGCCCAGGGCTGGTTCGTCGGCGTCGTCGCGCTCAGCGTCGTCGCCGGCTGGGCGGTCATGTCGGCCGGGACGAGCGAGCCCGTCGTCGTCGAGTCGCTGTTCCGCCTCGTCTCGGTCGCCTCGGCCGGCGCCGTGCTCGGGCTCGCGTTCGGGCTGCACACGACGCGGCTCACCGAACAGATCGGCGGCGCGACGTCGGCGTCGGACGTCGAGGAATCGGGGGAGGAGACTGCGGCGCCGATGCAGGACGCCGACACCGGGATGCGTGACGCCGACGCGGCGGTGCGGAACGCCGACGCGAGGGAGGCGTTCGAGGATGCCGACGCGACGCCGAGCGTCGCCGATCCGATCGACGCGGCCGATCCGACCGACGCGGCCGATCCGACGCCGATCGAGTCGCTGTTCGACGACCGTTCGATCACCGACGAGCGACGGCGCGGCGTCGTCCGGTCGATCGCCGAGCGCGACGATGCGGCCGTCAGCCCGACGGAAATCGCCGCCGACCTCGAATCGGAGTGGAACGCGCGGAACCGCGAGGCGATCGCCGCGGAGCTACACCACGTTCACCTGCCGAAGCTGGACGAAGCCGGCGTCGTCGAGTACGACATCGAAGCGACGACGGCCCGACTCCGCGACGAAGCGTCGGCTGCACTCGCTCGGTAG
- a CDS encoding Lrp/AsnC family transcriptional regulator, which yields MSKRELLDLLLENARYSTADLARMTDLDEDEVVATVEALESEGVIKGYQAVVDWNKVAEERVRASVELNVTLDRETSYGDIAERLAKFPQVTTLRLVSGDYDFEMEVEGESMQEVSKFISDKVAPVPEITQTVTHYVMDTYKDRGLQMSDGDDDDRLSVSP from the coding sequence ATGAGCAAGCGCGAACTCCTCGATCTGCTCCTCGAGAACGCCCGCTACTCGACGGCGGACCTCGCTCGAATGACCGATCTCGACGAGGACGAGGTCGTGGCAACCGTCGAGGCGCTCGAATCGGAGGGCGTCATCAAGGGCTACCAGGCGGTCGTCGACTGGAACAAGGTCGCCGAGGAGCGCGTCCGCGCGTCGGTCGAGCTCAACGTCACCCTCGACCGCGAGACCAGCTACGGCGACATCGCCGAGCGGCTCGCGAAGTTCCCGCAGGTGACGACGCTGCGGCTCGTCAGCGGCGACTACGACTTCGAGATGGAAGTCGAGGGCGAGTCGATGCAGGAGGTCTCGAAGTTCATCAGCGACAAGGTCGCGCCGGTGCCCGAGATCACCCAGACGGTGACCCACTACGTGATGGACACCTACAAGGATCGCGGGCTGCAGATGAGCGACGGCGACGACGACGATCGCCTCTCGGTCTCGCCATGA